In Sebaldella sp. S0638, the genomic stretch TTGCTGGCATAATACACGCTCATATAAGGTCCGGGCTGAAAAGCAGCTATTGATGCCACATTTAGTATTTTCCCCGAGTTTCTTTCAAGCATTTCCTGTAAAAAATATTTACTTAATTCTACAAGGACTTTTATATTAAGGTCTATTATTTTTTTTTCTTTTTCAATATCAGTTTCATAAAATTCGCCGAACAGACCTAAACCTGCATTATTTATAAGTATATCCACTTTTATATTTCTTTTTTTTATTTCTTTATAAAGATATTCTGCACCTGTTTCACTTCCAAGATCACAGGGAATCACTTCTATTCTGCTTTCAGGATACATTCTTTCTAATTCTCTGAGTCTTTCTTCCCTTCTTGCTGTAATTACAAGGCTGTATCCCTTTTCTGCAAACAATCTCGAAAATTCATAGCCTATACCGCTGCTTGCCCCTGTTATCAGAACTGTTTCCATACTTCACCCCGTTTCATCTGTTTAGTTAATTATACTATTTTTAAAAATTTTTTCCAAATATATTTGGTTACGATTATGCAGTATATATTTTTTTTAATTCAGCCCTGTTTTTTATTATATGTCCCGGATTTCTGTCCTTGCATATTACCGGCAAATATAATATACTTAAAATATAAAATATTTGTATATAACAAGGAGGTACTATGAGTAAACTTATGAACCCTGATTTTTTAAATGAAAATATGGATAAATATGTTATTCTTGACTGCCGTTTCAGCCTTGGCGATAAAGAATACGGACGAAAATCCTATGATGCCGAACATATAGAGAATGCTGTTTTTATTGATTTTGAAAATGAATTAAGCAGTAAAATAGGAGATCACGGCGGAAGACACCCTCTTCCAAATACGGAAAAATTTCTTGCTGC encodes the following:
- a CDS encoding SDR family oxidoreductase, with translation METVLITGASSGIGYEFSRLFAEKGYSLVITARREERLRELERMYPESRIEVIPCDLGSETGAEYLYKEIKKRNIKVDILINNAGLGLFGEFYETDIEKEKKIIDLNIKVLVELSKYFLQEMLERNSGKILNVASIAAFQPGPYMSVYYASKAFVLSFTEAVRNETRKTGVSVSALCPGPVKTEFEKSSELTKSKLFSRLKPVTAEKVAYVGYKGLMKNRAVIIPGFFNRFAVTAGVFIPTGIKVNIARRIQEKKR